The genomic DNA GAGAATAGACGATTTAGGAACTTTCGCTTTCAGGATTAGCGTTTCGGGAGTCGAATTCGTGTAACGGGTTTTGTATATAGGAGATATTGCGGTTCCGAATTTTGTTTCGGCTGTAAAGGCCGAACTGTCATACGTCTGTCCTTCATACGGCGTAGAGAGAGCGTCCAAATCCGGAGCCCCTTTCGCGACGAGAAAATCGTCCAACCAACCGTAAAAATTTTCCCCGATAACAAACGGGGTTGTATCTTCCGGATGAAACCCGATTCGTGTCACGGATTCTTTGAGCGGAACTCCCATTCGTTCGGTTTCTTTTCCATTGATATAAAAGATAACTTCTCGTTGAACGGGTTTAAAATGAATCACAAGGTGATTCCACTTCGATCTGGAAATTCTTTGCCGACCAACGATCTTCAATGAAGTAAAAGATTTATCTTCTTTTTGAAAAAAATTTGAAAGTTCTAAAATAGGAATTTCATCCTTAATTTTCAGATCCCAGCCGAATTTTTTTCCTCGCGTGTATAGACCCCTATTTAGTAAAACCGCTTCCTTATCCAAAGTTCCCGGAAGCAGGAACAACGAAATATAATATTCTTCCTTGAGATCAGGGCTTGTTAGGATTCCTTTCGTTCTGCCGGAGATTTTTATTCCGGATCTTTTACCCGCAAAACGTGCCGAACGTTTGCCGGTATGAGCTTGCGCAGAATCAACCAGATAGGATGAAGAAAGAACTCGGTATCCACCGGTTTTATCCTGTAGATTAGAGGCCTCATCTTCCTCAAAATCAAAAAATAATTCACCGCCTTGTTTACGGTCTCTGGGAGAAAGTTCTATAAAATTATTACCGCTTTCCGACTTTTGCAATCTCAAGTCTCTCAAAGTAAAAGAGCTTAAAGAAAAGGAATTGGTCTCGGATTGAAGAACAGTAAATCCGATAAGAAATAAAAGCGTTAAGAGAGAGATTTTACTATATGATCCAGTTATCTTTCGCATCCAGGCTCTCTCTCTTCCGGAAGAAATGTCTAGCTAATCGAGTCGAGTTGACCGACGCGTCTTTCGTGACGACCGGCTTCAAAAGTAGTCGAGAGCCATTTTTGGCAGATTCGGATCGCTAATTCTTTCCCAAGAACTCGGCCCCCAAGCACCAAAACATTTGCATTATTATGACGGCGGGACATTTCCGCTGTAAATTCGTCGTGACAAAGGGCGGCGCGAATTCCTTTAAATCTGTTTGCAGCGATCGAGGCTCCGATACCTGTTCCGCACAGGGCGATTAAGCCGTCGACTTCTCCAGAGAGGACTTTTTTGCAAGCCTCACCGATAACGATCGGATAATCTACGGAAGATTCGTCGTTAGTTCCATAATCTATTATTTCTATAGAATTTCCTAATTCGTGTCTTAGGTATTCTTTTAGCTCGAAACCTCCGTGATCGGAGGCAATGCCTATTTTTTTCATGTCCTAACGTAAACGTACTGTGGGATTTTAAGGGTTCAAGCAAATTCCGAATAAAGTCCGATTTTCTGATTTCACTCGTTTAGACCTTCCTTGAGAAATTCGGGTGCTGTCTGGAAGAACTCCCAATGTTGGAGAAGTAAGGCCAAATATAAATTCGAGAAAGTCTCAACCGGAAGAGGTTTTTCGGAAAGGGAGGCCTTTTCGGCTTCATACAATCGGCTCAATAATTCCTTTTTCGCAGAAAGAAAATTCTTTACCGATTTTTCTTCGAATGCGGAAAATCGAAGCGTTCTTTCCTCGGAGAGAAGATGATTTTCATAGTAAGAAAATAGAAGTTCTCGTGCTTCTTGGTGTCGCAGATGATCCTCTAAAAGCTGAGATTTCTCTTCCTTCGATAACCTGAGTTGATAAACGCAATCCAGACTTTGCCAAAGAGATTTCGCTTCCTGCGAAGAAAGGCGCTCGATCCAAATGGCCTTTTCTTCGGGTGGGAGTTTGGATGTATAAAAATTTTTTATTTCCTTGGTTGGGCCTCCCGGAGAAAAACAAGATGCGGCCCGAGTGGAAGTCCGAAAATAAAGGGGCGCTGAATCCGGAACATTCGAAGCCAGTAATAATATTCCCGAAACTAAGATTCCTCGAATCGCTTTCTTTACTGACATGATGGGCTTATGCGTTAGCTTCGAACTCTTTCATGAATTCGATCAAAGCCAGGATTCCTTCTTTAGGCATAGAATTGTATATGGAAGCTCGCATTCCGCCTACCAGGCGATGCCCTTCTAACCCATGTAATCCGCGATCGTCGGCCTGTTCTATAAATTTCGGTTCTAACGATTTATCTTTTAAGGTGAATACCACATTCATCGTAGATCGATACGGTTTTTTAACCGGCACGGAATATAAGGATGTCGAATCCAGATAGTCGTACAAGAGTTTTGCTTTGTCTTCGTTTTCCTTTTCGACGACTTCCAAGCCTCCTTTCTCTTTCAACCATTCGAAAACCAGCTTGG from Leptospira fainei serovar Hurstbridge str. BUT 6 includes the following:
- the rpiB gene encoding ribose 5-phosphate isomerase B, which encodes MKKIGIASDHGGFELKEYLRHELGNSIEIIDYGTNDESSVDYPIVIGEACKKVLSGEVDGLIALCGTGIGASIAANRFKGIRAALCHDEFTAEMSRRHNNANVLVLGGRVLGKELAIRICQKWLSTTFEAGRHERRVGQLDSIS